A window of Streptomyces profundus genomic DNA:
TGCTCCAAGAAAGTGGGAGGGGCGTACGCGTGTCCTGAAGATAGCAACCGGCTATCCGGCCGTCGATGAATCACTCTTGTTCCGAAGGGAATTCCTGTGAAAAGGACAGCTGTATGTGAGAAACGCACACCGCCCGAGGAGTTCGTCATCTCAAAGGGTGCGCGATGTGCTCGACTCAGTGGCCGAAGACGCTCCTGATGTGTTCGGGCGACTCGCTTCTACCCCATTCCGAGGCCTGTTGCATCAGGTCGGGAGTGGACTCGAAGAAGCGGTTGTCCGGGTTGGCCAGATCGAACGCCGGCGGAATCGCCGGGGTGTTCCCGACCCGTTCGAGGATCCGCGGCGCCGCGTCTCCCGGCGTCACCTCGCCGGCCTCGACCCGCTGGCAGAGCTCCCGGGTGAAGGTGAGCAGCGCGCACAGGTCCCGGTTGACGGGCGCCGGCAGCCCGGCGGGGTCGGACTGCTCCAGGTCCCGCAGCACCTGGTCGTCGCCCGTCTCCCGGAAGATCCGGGCGGCGCGGTCCAGGGCCAGCGCCGGCATGACGCTGATCGACTTCCACACCCGGGAGACCGCGTTCCACAGGCCGTAGTCGCGGAATCCGACGAACGAGCTGTAGACCAGGTCGTCGTGGACGTCGAACAGGTCCTGCTGGAGCCGGTCGACGGGGGCGAACCGCTCGGTGGACCAGTCGCCGTCCCTGGACGCCTCGATCAGCCGCCAGGCCAGCGCGTTGACGACCTCGAAGGTGTTGTTCAGCCCGCGTGAGTAGAGCGCGTCGATGAACCCGGCCGCGTGCGCGGTCAGGCAGTAGCGCTCGCCGACCGTGCGGGTGGCGGAGTACTGCAACCGCCCGGTGCCGACCCAGGGCCGCACCGCCCTGGCCCGGGTGAACTGCTCGGCGATCTGCGGGAACCGCGCCAGGAACGTCTCGAACTCCTCCTGCGGGGGCACGTCGTCGGGCTTGGGGAAGACCCGTTCGTCCACCGTCAGTCCCACGCTGCACAGCGTGCTGACCGCGCCCTCGTGGTTGTCGAAGGGGATCACCCAGAGCCAGCCGCCGTCGAAGACGTGGTGCAGGGTGCCGTGGTGCCAGGGGTTGGGCTGTTGGTGGCCACCCCCCGCCTCGCAGTCGTCGAACGGCTTGACCCCCACCATGTGGGTGAACAGCGAACGCGAGTGGTGGCGCGCCCGGGTCGGCTCCTCGCGCAGGCCGAACCTCTCCGCCACCGGCGAGCGGAAGCCGCTGCCGTCCACCAGGTACGCGCCGTGGAACTCCTCCCCCTGGTCCGAACGCACCACGACCCCGTCGGGGCCGGTTTCGATGTCCTGGACGCGGGTGGCCAGCCGCCCCTGGGCGCCGTAGCCGATCGCGAGGTGGTACAGGTAGGCGTCCGTGTCCTGGCGGAAGAGATGGCTCTCGGTGCTGTGCCAGCCCGGGATCGACAACTGGTTGGCCTGCGACGGGTCCTGCGGCTTGCCCTCCCGGTGGTAGACGAACCCGAAGTGCTGCTTGCGCCCGCTCATCGGCGAGATCTTCCTCTGGATGCCACGGAAGCTGGCCAGCGGGGTGATCTCGGGCACCCCGTAGCGGGTCGCGATGAGCTTGATCATGGACGAGGTGTAGGGGATGGTCGACTCGCCCACCGCGAAGCGCGGATGCACGCCCGCGTCGATCACCAGCACCCGCACGCCGTTGCGGGCGAGCACCGAGGCCAGCGCCCCGCCGGCCATCCCCGCGCCGAGGACGATGACGTCATGGCGCCCGGTGTCGCGCGATCTGTTGTCCGTCGTGTTCACAGCTCACCTTTCGAGAACGGATGGCCCGGCACGGGAGTCGTGGTGGGTGCCGGATGCGCCTTTCGGCGCGGCGGGCGGGCCGGGCCGGCCACGGCGGAAGGCGCGGACGAAGGGGGCGGCAGCGGCGAGGTCAGATCGCCTCGCGGCGCAACTCCTGTGCGCTGGCGGCCAGTTCGATACCCAGCCCGCGGAGCCGGTCGATCTGCGTGCGCATCGCGTGCGCGCCCTCGTCCAGGTCCGCGTAGTCCAGTGGCGCCATGCCGAGCCGCTCGACGCTCTTCTCCACGGCGATGTTGGTCCTGCGGTCCCGCCGGGGCAGCAGCCAGTGCTGGAACTCGTCCTGCCACGCGTGCATCACCGCGGTCTCGCTGTGGGCCCGCACCCGGTCGAGCATCTCGCCCTGGAGCTTGGCGGCCTCCGTGCTGTCCATCCCGATGTGTGACCAGGGCGCCTCGGCGTCGGTCGGGTCGGACGCGACGATCCGCAGCTCCTCCCGGTCGTCCCAGAGCGGCATGTTCTCGTCGGTCACGGAGAACTTGTTGACGTAGAAGTGCCCGACGAACTCGTCCACCAGGTAGTCGAGGGTGTCGGCGGCCATCTCCGCCGACTCTCCCGGATAGCCGACGATGAAGAAGATCGAGTACGCGACATCGCTGTCGGCGAGCAACTCGGCCGCTCTGCGGTTCTGTTTGGCGGAGACCCGCTTGCTCATCCGCTTGAGCGTGACATCGTTCATCGACTCGAAGCCGATGTACAGCCGCCGGCACCGGGCCGCGGAGAGCTGGTCCACGACCTTCCGCGAGTTGATGGTGTTGGCCCGGCTGAAGCCCTCCCAGGCGGGCGTCTCGGCTTGGGGCAGGATCTCCAGCAGCTGGCGCAGCCGCGTGGGCGGGATGGTGAACGTCGAGTCCATCGCGGAG
This region includes:
- a CDS encoding NAD(P)/FAD-dependent oxidoreductase, with translation MNTTDNRSRDTGRHDVIVLGAGMAGGALASVLARNGVRVLVIDAGVHPRFAVGESTIPYTSSMIKLIATRYGVPEITPLASFRGIQRKISPMSGRKQHFGFVYHREGKPQDPSQANQLSIPGWHSTESHLFRQDTDAYLYHLAIGYGAQGRLATRVQDIETGPDGVVVRSDQGEEFHGAYLVDGSGFRSPVAERFGLREEPTRARHHSRSLFTHMVGVKPFDDCEAGGGHQQPNPWHHGTLHHVFDGGWLWVIPFDNHEGAVSTLCSVGLTVDERVFPKPDDVPPQEEFETFLARFPQIAEQFTRARAVRPWVGTGRLQYSATRTVGERYCLTAHAAGFIDALYSRGLNNTFEVVNALAWRLIEASRDGDWSTERFAPVDRLQQDLFDVHDDLVYSSFVGFRDYGLWNAVSRVWKSISVMPALALDRAARIFRETGDDQVLRDLEQSDPAGLPAPVNRDLCALLTFTRELCQRVEAGEVTPGDAAPRILERVGNTPAIPPAFDLANPDNRFFESTPDLMQQASEWGRSESPEHIRSVFGH